From the genome of Plasmodium malariae genome assembly, chromosome: 9, one region includes:
- the PmUG01_09021100 gene encoding endonuclease/exonuclease/phosphatase family protein, putative, with the protein MNPTIQKKLKKKETKTLIFNEKTNDTHTPSVNASSVINRNDKNKNKLLSPLEYSRFRSKSVENSNASYSNENNTEKDGVVKNVRLSCTNDKDVCKESIDKYSADLKRHSLGISILNGNSANRGSSGNNHNNCSGNNSGINGNKYFSKSERKKVLGYNYFTNRQQMINVDDSRIIKNIPLSIYVGTWNCEYFDFSKDFEYEKKRYTTNFLSENTKDEIYSMKLNEKYTLRSLTPLIYISPTSKRNNSYYNGEDDKIKNEHNHTNSNGSNIKKEYKDKFNYFKKSPNKCSNHVSSDSDKETNNFTHHIVRDWATNYCNAKGYNTNKANNANKANNANKANNANNANNANNANNANNANNANNANKANNANNANNANNNNNNSNYTHVMNFRIDRNRTDADKFSNAERRDEGNSERSNDANGNSYFSTAASSIQENKNKKSKSCSTLSIPNINIEKIQRSDIWSDEAKQVTDMTHLSNLTEKAGSEKRTSYNFQIKTNCTRAYESKDRKIFAHWIQPYYDIYVICLQESISDNIIDCLSKYLKEINQETYEFLPLADYKLSGYGDGAFLQMKSTTIAAWVRKSKLYPKGPVKLCASKSIAFNKLNNSKGCVSILLNIFNQFVLFIGCHMPARDQELRQKSREFILTKLSEYFSNKATSNFKDVFHHIIWMGDFNFRVHGIHLEKVVHYLQTNNLTELLKHDEGHSAYSYDLSISFQELPINFLPTYKKKGNRPIINRNDTKWVEKEYKLIHNIKWYKGGKQETRLPSWTDRIFKWSCEKTQNCLTFVPNSYLSPIPQEISIIMSSDHNPVSCCFQMYKMKNEEDIPLTKVIFEYL; encoded by the exons ATGAATCCAACGATTCAGAAAAAActgaagaaaaaagaaacaaaaacaCTTATATTTAACGAAAAGACGAACGACACACATACACCCAGTGTAAATGCTAGCAGTGTCATTAAtagaaatgataaaaataaaaataagttattaTCCCCTTTAGAATATTCTAGGTTTAGAAGTAAAAGTGTCGAAAATTCAAATGCATCTTATAGTAACGAAAATAACACCGAAAAAGATGGGGTAGTAAAAAACGTCAGGTTATCTTGTACTAATGATAAGGATGTATGTAAGGAATCAATAGACAAGTATTCAGCAGATTTAAAGAGGCATAGTCTAGGAATAAGCATTCTAAATGGCAATAGTGCCAATAGGGGAAGTAGCGGAAACAACCATAACAATTGCAGTGGTAATAATAGCGGTATAAATGgcaataaatattttagcaAATCTGAAAGGAAGAAAGTCCTAGGGTATAACTATTTCACAAATAGGCAGCAGATGATAAATGTAGACGATtcaagaataataaaaaacattccTCTGAGCATATATGTGGGTACATGGAACTGTgaatattttgatttttcaaAAGATTTTgaatatgagaaaaaaagatatactacaaattttttaagtgaAAATACAAAAGATGAAATTTACTCaatgaaattaaatgaaaaatatacctTGAGGTCGCTAACtcctttaatatatatcagtCCAACGAGCAAACGGAACAACTCCTATTATAATGGAGAGGACGATAAGATTAAAAATGAGCACAACCACACTAATAGTAATGGTAGTAATATTAAGAAGGAATATAAGGACAAATTTAATTACTTTAAGAAAAGCCCAAATAAATGCTCAAACCATGTTTCCTCTGATTCAGATAAAGAGACTAATAATTTTACTCATCATATCGTACGTGATTGGGCAACCAATTATTGTAATGCAAAAGGTTACAATACCAATAAAGCTAATAATGCTAATAAAGCTAATAATGCTAATAAAGCTAATAATGCTAATAATGCTAATAATGCTAATAATGCTAATAATGCTAATAATGCTAATAATGCTAATAATGCTAATAAAGCTAATAATGCTAATAATGCTAATAAtgctaataataataataacaattcCAATTATACCCATGTGATGAACTTTAGGATTGACAGGAATAGGACAGATGCAGATAAATTTTCGAATGCGGAAAGGCGGGATGAGGGAAACAGCGAAAGGAGTAATGATGCAAATGGTAATTCCTATTTTAGTACAGCTGCTAGCAGTATCCAAGAgaataagaacaaaaagtCTAAGAGTTGCAGCACCCTGAGCATCCCAAATATTAACattgaaaaaatacaaagGAGTGATATATGGTCAGACGAAGCAAAGCAAGTAACAGATATGACCCACTTGTCAAATTTGACAGAAAAAGCAGGAAGTGAGAAAAGAACTTCATACAATTTTCAGATTAAAACAAATTGTACACGAGCATATGAATCGAAAGATAGGAAGATTTTTGCTCATTGGATTCAACCTTATTACGATATCTATGTTATATGTTTACAAGAGTCCATATCTGACAATATTATTGATTGTCTAtccaaatatttaaaagagaTAAATCAAGAAACATATGAGTTTTTACCCTTAGCAGACTACAAATTATCCGGTTATGGAGATGGAGCATTTTTACAAATGAAATCTACAACTATAGCTGCATGGGTCAGGAAATCTAAATTATATCCAAAAGGACCAGTAAAATTATGTGCCTCTAAATCTATAGCTTTcaacaaattaaataatagcAAAGGATGCGTTTCAATACTACTGAACATTTTCAACCAGTTCGTTTTATTTATCGGTTGTCATATGCCTGCTAGGGATCAAGAATTAAGACAAAAATCAAGAGAATTTATCTTAACAAAACTAAGTGaatattttagtaataaaGCTACATCTAATTTTAAGGATGTTTTTCATCATATTATTTGGATGGGCGATTTTAATTTTAGAGTTCATGGTATACATCTAGAAAAAGTAGTTCATTATTtacaaacaaataatttaaccGAATTGCTTAAACATGATGAAGGGCATTCAGCTTATTCGTATGACTTGTCTATAAGCTTTCAAGAACTCccaataaattttttacccacttacaaaaaaaagggaaacaGACCTATCATTAATCGAAATGACACCAAATGGGTGGAAAAGGAGTACAAGCTCATTCACAATATCAAGTGGTACAAGGGTGGCAAGCAGGAAACCCGCTTACCCTCG TGGACAGACAGAATTTTCAAGTGGTCATGTGAAAAAACTCAAAACTGCCTGACGTTTGTACCAAATTCGTATCTTTCACCAATACCTCAGGAAAtta GTATTATTATGTCTAGTGATCATAACCCCGTGTCGTGCTGCTTccaaatgtataaaatgaagaatgAAGAAGATATACCGTTGACTAAAGTAATTTTTGAGTACCTGTAA